One region of Triticum aestivum cultivar Chinese Spring chromosome 6B, IWGSC CS RefSeq v2.1, whole genome shotgun sequence genomic DNA includes:
- the LOC123138314 gene encoding uncharacterized protein: MARKRAIFRNFPKWWLFKLRKRKARRLAPLPPPSPPPLPPPPSPPPPQSPTPPPPAIPEPYFSPVTHNQERRDQIANALVMLAIGDPEAEDESYDTFIPVINLRAHQGSYCLLFESALMKQREDESPFGHHVLNFPLPDDSDVLPVPTDAMQTKTFENTEGEISLTVLSCKTEFHHCDSIEFGGEVVVGQKLFLYDLRYGTPSLVDGHVTCVGSDSFVLDANSCDGFVNGALVFDDENRLVGVVYHQVGSPVAVNIDRLEELLLQIFPGNQNMDDFYQSLEQM, encoded by the exons ATGGCACGTAAAAGAGCCATCTTTAGAAACTTCCCCAAGTGGTGGCTTTTCAAATTAAGGAAGCGGAAAGCACGTAGGCTTGCTCCACTGCCTCCCCCATCACCTCCACCACTGCCTCCCCCACCATCTCCTCCGCCACCCCAATCACCTACACCACCTCCCCCAG CTATTCCTGAGCCTTATTTTAGCCCTGTTACCCACAATCAAGAGCGCCGTGATCAAATTGCCAATGCTCTAGTTATGCTTGCTATTGGTGATCCTGAAGCTGAAGATGAGAGTTATGATACATTCATTCCTGTCATCAATCTTAGGGCGCATCAAGGATCGTATTGCCTTCTTTTTGAGAGTGCTCTAATGAAACAGCGTGAAGACGAATCTCCATTTGGTCATCATGTCCTAAACTTTCCTCTTCCTGATGACAGTGATGTTTTACCTGTGCCCACAGATGCTATGCAAACAAAGACCTTTGAGAATACAGAAGGGGAAATAAGTTTGACTGTGCTATCTTGTAAAACAGAATTCCATCACTGTGATTCCATTGAATTTGGAGGAGAGGTTGTAGTGGGTCAGAAGTTGTTCTTATATGACCTCAGATATGGCACTCCTTCACTCGTCGATGGCCATGTGAC CTGTGTAGGTTCAGATTCTTTTGTGCTGGATGCTAACTCATGTGAtggttttgtgaatggagctcttGTATTTGATGATGAAAATAGACTCGTTGGAGTGGTGTATCATCAAGTCGGCTCTCCAGTAGCTGTCAATATTGATCGTTTAGAGGAACTCTTGTTACAAATCTTTCCTGGGAATCAG AATATGGATGACTTTTACCAGAGTTTAGAGCAAATGTGA